The nucleotide sequence cacctgtccatccgtccatctatatatgtgtatctctatccatccatcccactgtctgtctgtctgtctgtttatccatccacttatctatcagtctgtccatctgtccacccaccacccatccattcatccacccatctatgactgtctgtctatctgtccgtctatatCTCTTTATGTGTCCGTCCAGCCGGAAACAGGTATGCTGCTGTAGAGGAGACAGATGGTTACCCAGCAAGTGGGAtggaccagagagagagagagagagagagagagaattataagGGTCCTTACTACTGCTCCCTGTTATTGACGATGGAGGTTAACAAGTACAATCCTTGCTTGCTGATGAATTCCTGCGCAAAGGAGCTGTCCGTAGATAAAGTCGACAGCAGCTTGAGGGCTTCCAGCTTCTTCGTCCATTCTGGGTCCTTTAGTTTGTCGTAAACTTCTTGAGAAGTTCTTACCTGGTGgaggtagaaaaagaaaaggtgatGGGGGAAGAAAAATACGGACGTTATTAAGAATAGTATCAgcaatgtatgagtgtgtgtgtacgagtgtgtatgtgtgtttttgtgtgtgtgtgcatgtgtacgtgcgtgtataccgtaaatcctcgagtataatccgcattttccccccgaaaatttaaaggttaaaatccctagtgcgtactatatacgaggttaaaaatgaaaattattttctaagcaatgtctgagtctctatttgtttattcagatgcattttgtgatgccgggcgtgaaaataccttaagctaagcagtcataaaaaaaatcatccataacttgcagtaagcaacatttattaaaataaaagtattcagatcacagaataacatgtagcaaaaacaatttgtaaacatatttacattcccatataacagttaagaacatcaccattattgtattacacatgcgcggaagtgtttgtttgactaggtgctgctggcttaattatgcatgactcaagttagagaaggggtgcgtattatacagaaggtttaggttttccagaggtacagccccctaaaaatcccctgcgtatacacgtttgcattatgttatatatacaataataataaaagacgttacgtatacatttttacaaaccaaggacgttatatagacctccttgactcaagttagagaaggggtgcgtattatacacaaggtttaggttttccagagctacagccccctaaaaatccgctgtgtattatactcaagggcggactatattcgaggatttaccatatgtgagtgtgtgcacgtgtgtgagtgtgtacatgtgtatgtaacgtgtgcgtgtatgtatgtatatgcatgtgtgcgtgtatgtgaatgtatgcatgtgaacatgtgcgtgcgtgtgttttccTCTGACTAAAAGCAGTGAATACCATACTTACTGGAGAGCTGGTTAGTTTCAAGACAGTTCCTGTCTGGATTTCTCCCCGATTCTATAAAAGAAAACGTTTAGAGATTGGAGGTTAGCTACCTGGGTAGGTCTAGAAgctgtatatatagtgtacagggtgtatatgcatgtatgtgtatatgtgtgtgtatctatatctatatctatctatctatatcttcttCTAactgctcagtcgaagtcgactctcagtcactcgttggatcagtgtcctccaatcagttctatcctgggccccTTCCTTCAGACTGGCgatgtccattctggtatcactcttgatggtgtcaagccagcgggttcttggtcggcctcttcctctcttgccactgaccattccatacatataatatatatatctctatccactcagtcgaagtcgactctcggttactccatggatcagtgtcctccagtcagttctattctgggccgcttccttcagactggcgatgtccattctggtatctctcttgatggtgtcaagccagcgggttcttggtcggcctcttcctctcttgccactgaccattccgtacatataatatatatatctctatccactcagtcgaagtcgactctcggttactccatggatcagtgtcctccagtcagttctattctgggccgcttccttcagactggcgatgtccattctggtatcactcttgatggtgtcaagccagcgggttcttggtcggcctcttcctctcttgccactgaccattccgtacatataatatatatatctctatccactcagtcgaagtcgactctcggttactccatggatcagtgtcctccagtcagttctattctgggccgcttccttcagactggccatgtccattccggtatcactcttgatggtgtcaagccagcaggttcttggtcggcctcttcctctcttgccactgaccattccgtacatataatatatatatctctatccactcagtcgaagtcgactctcggttactccatggatcagtgtcctccagtcaatTCTAttctgggccgcttccttcagactggccatgtccattccggtatcactcttgatggtgtcaagccagcgggttcttggtcggcttcttcctctcttgccactgaccattccgagcatgatgtccttctccagggattttctccgcataatatgaccgaaatatgccaatctatgcttggtgatcctagcttctagcgacattttctacccttataataagggtagaaattgatattaatcaattaatcaattaaaaccagtggcttagcatatttaaaaaatccgaagattaaaaattgtgttaaatACAAAATTACGAGGAATGACCATAATAAGTGGATTGGCATCAAAAGACTTCAGACATGATGGAAAGACCTGAAAGCTAAACCTTATGACTTGGATGCAAGAAGTTTGTACCAGACACTCGGGAGAGGAGTCAggcaggttggcatcaaaagggttaaaggtaatACGTATGTGTccagttacatcatcatcatcgtcatcatcatttagcgtccgttttccatgctagcatgggttggacagttcaactggggtctgtgaagccagaaggctgcatcaggcccagtctgatctgacagtgtttctacggctggatgcccttcctaacgccaaccactccgcgagtgtagtgggtgctttttacgtgccacccgcacaggtaccAGATgaggctggaaaacggccacggtcggatggtgctttttacgtgccaccggcacgggggccatcaatgctggcaatggccacgatcggatggtgcttttacgtgtcaccggcacgggggccaggcgaggctggcaatggacacgaacggatggtgcttttacgtgccaccggcatggaggccagtcggggcagcgctatGCCAAAGAATTGAGTTTAACCATTTCCTTACCTTTTCTGTGATGTAGTTCTGGCGGTTGGAGTCTGTGAACTGCAAGGCGTAGTTCTCCGTATCGGTTAACTGCCAactgagaggaggagaaggaagaaaagagaccgaaagagttACAAAGAAGGTGGGAGGGAGTAAGGGATCATTTGTTGTTagtaaacatggctgtgtggttaagaagcttgcttgccaactacatggttctgggttcagtcccactgtatggcaccttgagtaaatttcttcagctatagccctgggctcaccaaagccttgtgaacacatttgatagactgaaactgaaagcagccggTAATATGTCTATGGAGAGCAAATGTAAACTGCAATACAGGGCTTccaaacggacagacagaatttcacatttattattattattattattattgagtgagagagcagtgcatatgaagtccatcatgactacccgtctgataagggtacaccaggcacatgcatcacaaccatatgtgcgcgacatggtgatctcatcatcatcatcatcatcatcatcatcatcatcgtttagcgtccgttttccatgctagcatgggttggacggttctactggggtctgtgaagccagaaggcttcatcaggcccagtcaaatctggcagtgtttctatggctggatgcccttcctaacgctaaccactccgtgagtgtagtgggtgctttttacgtgccacccgcacaggtgccagacagagctggcaaacggccacgaacggatggtgctttttatgtgccaccggcatgagggccaggcgaggctggcaacggacacgaacgggtggtgctttttacgtgccattggcacgaggccagtcggggcggtgctggcaacggtcgcgaaacggaaggttctcttaaatgccaccggcactggtaacacatctgcaatttccattgatcgatttcgattctgatcctcatatcaagataaacagcacagaatatcgccaaaggtctcagacACTtgccattgcctccatgaggtccaacgctcaaagatcatgcttcactacttTCACTaccagaatgaaaggcaaagtcaacctcggcggaatttgaactcagaatgtaaagacagatgaaatactgctaagcagttttgccagcttgccaccttatagaTGTATAATATCAACTCACCCTTTGCAAATGTCATTCATAATAGCCACCAGGGGGCGTgtctgcaaaaaaagaaaaatgcaaaaaacaaaaattaaataaaaattatacaaattcattaatttctttcttcttttccttgtttcaatcataaaactgtggccatgctggggcactccctggaagggttttagttgatcaGTTTGgtcccaatacttattctatgggcTGCCTTTTAGCAaaactaagttacaaggatgtaaacaaaccaacaccgtttgCCAAGAGGTGAGAGGCAAACACACacttgtagacatatatatatgtatacatacacacatatatgtacatatgtataatatatatgtgtataaataatatatatatatgtaataaatatgtataatataggtgtaggactggctgtgtggtaagtagcttgctttccaaccacatggttccgggttcagtcccactgcgtggcaccttgggcaagtgtcttctactatagcctcgggccgaccaaagccttgtgagtggatttggtagacggaaactgaaagaagcccgtcatatgtgtctgcgtgtgtgtgttcagcaaaagagaccgatagaataagtactaggcttcccgagaataagtcctggggtcgatttggtcgactgaaggcggtgctccagcatggccgcagtcaaatgactgaaacaaataaagagagtatggctgtgtggtaagaagcttgcttcccaactgcatgattccgggttcagtccccctgcatggcaccttgggcaagtgtcatctactatagtcttgggaatatacattcatatacacacaaacacacacacacatatatacacatagatatagatatatatctgcatatatatacacacatatatacctgtacaggtggcacgtagaaagcacccactacactcacggagtggttggtgttaggaagggcatccagctgtagaaacactgccagatcagactggagcctggtgcagcctcctggctttccagacccccggtcgaaccgtccaacccatgctagcatggaaagcggacgttaaacgatgatgatgatgatgatatatctacatgcacatacatatatatatatatctacatatacttacagacacatatatacatatctacacacacacatatatacatacacacacgcacatatatgtaaatatatatatatatatttacacatacacacagttgctAGGGGCACTGCCTCCACCACCTCCATGTTCTTTCCTGTTGGTTAAGGAAGAACTAGAAGAATATGAAGACATGGGGCAGGGGGCGGGGAGGTGGTGGAGTGTATAAGAGGGTGGAGGGGTCTGAAGTCAAGGAAAGATTTAATTATTTTggtccaatcaccaccaccaccacacccgccttctctttctcctccttggCCTCGCCATATCCTGCTATCCCTCCACCGTCCCCACTTCATACATCAACATAgtaatgtgtgcacacacacacacacgcataaatgacGGGGGGGGGGTTGTCCTGGAGTTCACAGATACCAGAGGTTGTCAAATTGAAAGGTTAGGAGGTCACATGGTCACAAAGATatacctcttccttctcctcctcatcataatggtttcaaatttttgcacaaggccagcaagtgtgGGAGAAgcgagtaagttgattacattgacctcaaagtgatgaaaggcgatgttgactttggcagaatttgaactcagaacgtagaggcagccgaaatacctatttctttactacccacaaggggctaaacacagaggggacaaacagggacagacaaacggattaagtcgattatatcgaccccagtacgtaactggtacttatttaactaaccccgaaaggattaaaggcaaagtcggcctcggcggaatttgaactcagaacgtagaggcagccgaaatacctatttctttactacccacaaggggctaaacacagaggggacaaacaaggacagacaaacggattaagtcgattatatcgaccccagtacgtaactggtacttatttaactaaccccgaaaggattaaaggcaaagtcggcctcggcggaatttgaactcagaacgtagaggcagccgaaatacctatttctttactacccacaaggggctaaacacagaggggacaaacaaggacagacaaacggattaagtcgattatatcgaccccagtacgtaactggtacttatttaactaaccccgaaaggattaaaggcaaagtcggcctcggcggaatttgaactcagaaagtagaggcagccgaaatacctatttctttactacccacaaggggctaaacacagaggggacaaacaaggacagacaaacgattaagtcgatatatcgacccagttacgtaactggtacttatttaactaaccccgaaaggattaaaggcaaagtcggctcggcggaatttgaatcagaACGTAGAGGAGCCGAAATACCtatcttactacccacaaggggctaaacacagagaggacaaacaaggacagacaaacagaaagtcgattatatcgaccccagtacgtaactggtacttatttaatcgatcccgaaactTTCATCGTTTGCATGgagtcatcaatcatcatcatcagtcatcgtCAATCATCGTtaatcatcttcctcctcctcatcattgtcattttaatgttcactttcccatgcatgcatggggCAGACAGAAtttactgaagcagattttcttcggcaggatgctcttcctgtcttcAACCCTCTATTAGGGATAAAATGTCGAAGggaatgaagaataaaaacatttaccatcaaatatatatatatatttacacatacacacacatcatcatcatcatcatcatttagcgtccgttttccatgctagcatgggttggacggttcgaccgggggtctgggaagccagaaggctgcaccaggctccagtctggtctggcagtgtttctacagctggatgcccttcctaacgccaaccactccgtgagtgtagtgggtgctttttacgtgccaccagcacaggtgacagacggggctggcaaacggccacgatcggatggtgctttttatgtgccactggcacatatatacaatcaataAATGTGAATGGAACTAGCAAAATAGGGAGACCCGGATAGACATGAGATTGAATGGTTAAGGCTGACCTCAGACCCTGAGCTTAATGGAAGAGAAGACAAAGGACCAGGATCCCTGGCAATATGAAATTCTTGGGTCTTTTAAAGAATCTCATATTGCCAGAGatcctacatacctacatatatataaatatatatatttaaagagagagagagagagagaggagtgggggaaggaataaaatataaatagaattttaacaggTGTGAAAGGCCTTACCTGGTCCAGTTCCAAGAACTGTGCCTGCCTGCCGTTCATAGTAACGGCCACTTTACGGATGTTCTCCGATGCAGGGCGGGTTGTCCTGATAGACGTCCGTGAAGACGGTAATACGGAACTGCTTCCTCCTAAGTCCATCTTGGGTTTTTTTCGATTCACCAGGCCGGGAGAGTGAGAACGAGAGGATGAGTGTGAAGGGGCGTGAGTGCGAGTGCAAGTGGGGTCCAGTACTAAGTCTGAAAAAGAGACGAGAAGGGTTAAAGTTACAATGTGATATTTACGAGGGGAGGGGGCtgctgaaaagaaaatacaagaggaccaGTTAATtgggattttattcaacatactccCCTCTCAAATTcctacacttattgcagtggtccttcagtttttctgagccctgtaaagGGCTTGGAAaattggacctccaaccaggccttttgtaacacccttaaagccaggaactatatatatatatatatcgtgacgtatatttgccatttaaatatggctaacccctaaggatggatgctactgtagtttgtagccccaggaggatacCTCCTGTAACTGGCTTCAGACACATTTTCTGTCccttatcagtatttgcaaatactgataagggacagaaagtgtgtctgaagccagctggagaaggtgtcctcctggggctacaaactacagtaacatccacccttaggggttagccatatttaaatggcaaatatatgtcacgatgtgttgcagctactgtttataactcactctaagattattattatatatatatatatatatatatatatataaaagtgaagttgtgtgtctgtctcctacgatttagattcctaactactcccacattttgcggtgcagttttaaccaaaaccgggtatcttatagtcgtgattcatatcgagcccttctgggtattagcgcgcgtctacgatgagtctacgattttaaaaataatttaccatcatttttttccccattaatgaattttttttcgtattatataagggaagtaactctctaaaaatgtctacgatgaggtcaaacgatttaaaaaaaatttaccatttttttttttcatttttaaggcattttttgctataactctctaaaaattcttatatagttatttcccttacaaacccgagcaacgccgggcgatactgctagtacatatataagcGGGGAAATTCCAGCGTTGCCATTTCCTTGCCACACGATCTCGGAATTAGAAGTAGGACGTTTATTGCGTTGATTTAAAATAAGCTCCAGGATGTTAATAATGAGTTTTTGGCACAAAAGGATGTTCACTTCGAATTGTttttgcttccttttcttttaatattatttgttttaattaaaagcGACGGTGACAGACTGGTGTGTAATTgacgtgtctgtatgtatcttgGTGTAAACATAGGGAGAAAGGTAGATGGTTAGAAAGAGACAGCTATAAAGATAGATATGAGGATATATACTAATAAatagaatagaagagagagagagagagagagagagagagagataaacagacagacagacagatagataaatcgtcaaagagagagagagagagagagagagagagagagggagagagatgaattatatatatagacagacaaatagatagatagagaaagagatagatagatagatagacagacaaacagatagatagatagatagatagatagatagatagatagacagacagacagacagatagatagatagatagatagatagatagatagagagatagatagacagacaaacagatagatagatagatagatagatagatagatagatagatagatagatagagagatagatagacagacaaacagatagatagatagatagatagatagatagatagatagacagacagacagatagatggggagatagagagatagataaaaagatagataggtgTAGATTGATAAACTAGAAAGAGATGACATGTACAGAtcgtccttaaaaaaaaaaagggggatggATATATAGAGCAAGGGAGAAAAATGGTCGGTACGCCCTTAAAATATTAAACTGGATCGTTTCATAAGAGATTTAACGTGACTTTCTGACTAACAACAGCATGGACAGAATCAGCTGagtaaataactaaatatagAGACTTttagaagtacacacacacacacaaacatatatatgtatatacatacatatatatacgcatatatatatatacatatatatatatatatatatatatatatataataaatcttagggtagcaaaaattttttagaattctttgctaccagtggtctagcgagaagaaaaaattagtcaattaattatgtattattcatataaaaatacaaattacatttaaacatataagagatggccatagcaggacatctgactcgctagaaagagtagttaaactaGTGGTTGTAGgttaactactctttctagcgagtcagatgtcctgttagggccatctcttatgtgtctaaATGTTACACagcatgatatataatatatatatataaatgcagtgtacatatagacacatagagATGGCCCTaacaggacatatatatacatacatacatacatatatatatatatatatatatatatatatatatacgtacacatacacatatacgcacaatatacatacatagccagacacacacacatatatacatacatgtatatatatatatgtacatacagacgtacatacgtgcgcacacctatatatactgcacacatatatacacgtacatacacatttaggcacacacacacacacacacacacattgaaataaaaaaaaatcagctcACAATTACATCCGTTCCTACGACGGGACAGCCTATATGCGTTCAAGCGATcgcgagaaatagcagccaaaattacATGAAATGACAAGCCGCACCTTGCGCACACTTGTGTTTATAACTGATATAATTCGGGATATGTGAGTAAACTTGAGAGCCACGACCGGATCGACTGTAATCATAGAATTATAGGTCGTCTTCTCATACAAGGCTGGATCTTGCTctaaacacacgcgcacaaatatacatatacatacatacacatatatatatatatatatacatacacatatacacacacatatatatatatatatatatacacacatatatatatatacacatatatatatatatatacacacacatatatatatatatatcaaatatgtatatacatatatacacatatactccagtttatagacagatagatagatggatagatagacaaatagataaagcAAAAAACATAATTAAATGCTATAAAGTTCATAATTAACCAGGAAACGATACTCACAGATAGACAAGTGcgtgaaactaaaaaaaaaactatatgaaAGCAGGAAGTAAACAATTAAGAGGGGACAATTCTTGTTGGACCGTAATAAACAACGGTGGGGAATTTTAAATGTTGCACCGCTTATTCCAATTAACTTTAGCTTGTTTGAGTGATTGGAtggcggccttgctggagcactagCAGAGCCTTAATTGAATAAATCCACTTCAGTTTCTATTGGGGGTTGATGCTTACCGTTAAATCTCGGtcaccaaaacaaacaaataaacaaatagaagtaTGGAAAGACTTCCGACCCCTCCCCCTTCATTTTCtctcaaatttgtttatttaaaaaaaaaaaattgtcaaaaatccCTGTTTTAGGATACGGAGGTTC is from Octopus sinensis unplaced genomic scaffold, ASM634580v1 Contig15862, whole genome shotgun sequence and encodes:
- the LOC115230599 gene encoding engulfment and cell motility protein 1-like; the protein is MITVDPVVALKFTHISRIISVINTSVRKVRLVISYLVLDPTCTRTHAPSHSSSRSHSPGLVNRKKPKMDLGGSSSVLPSSRTSIRTTRPASENIRKVAVTMNGRQAQFLELDQTRPLVAIMNDICKGWQLTDTENYALQFTDSNRQNYITEKNRGEIQTGTVLKLTSSPVRTSQEVYDKLKDPEWTKKLEALKLLSTLSTDSSFAQEFISKQGLYLLTSIVNNREQYIVSWDIVDEVFIEKVASTLDDESCYSDNNVDNTCLQTALEIIEAVLLNSDKYTIVEKYVTPGQITKLMTVCRKSSELHKNFIAVINALLMKADRQKHKEIAESLQSKMFRNIILD